Part of the Acidobacteriota bacterium genome is shown below.
CCAGCGACTGGCGCTCGGCCGCCGGCGCGGTCGACGACGAGGTGGCCTGCGGATCGGCCATCAGCGTTCGGCTCCCGCGTGGGCCTCGGTGGCGATGGCGTGGATGCGGACGAGGCGGTCGAGCAGCGCCGGGAGGCGATCGAGCCTGAAGGCGTTCTGCGCGTCGCTCTTCGCCTCCTCGGGCCGCTCGTGCACCTCGAGGAACACGCCGTCGACGCCCGCGGCGACCCCCGCGGCCGCCATGGGTTCGATGAACTCGGCCTGGCCGGCCGTGACGCCTTCACCGCCTCCGGGCAGCTGCAGGCTGTGCGTCACGTCGTAGACGACGGGGTGGCCGAGGCCGCGCATGATCGGAAACGCGCGCATGTCGACCACGAGGTTGTTGTAGCCGAAGCTGAACCCTCGCTCCGTGACGAAGACCCGGGCGTTTCCCGACGCGACGACCTTCGCGACGACGTGCCGGATGTCGAGCGGGGCGAGGAACTGGCCCTTCTTCACGTTGACGACGCGGCTCGTCCGCGCCGCCGCGACGATGAGGTCGGTCTGCCGCGAGAGGAAGGCGGGTATCTGCAGCACGTCGGCCACCGCCGCGACCGGCTCGGCCTGCCACGGCTCGTGAACGTCGGTCAGCACGGGCAGGCCAGTCTTCGCCTTGACCTCCTCGAGGACCTCGAGCCCCTCGCGCAGGCCCGGCCCGCGGAACGAGGTGATCGACGTACGATTGGCCTTGTCGAACGAGGCCTTGAAGACGAGCGGGACGCCGGCGCGGCCCGCGATCTCGCGCAGTCGGTGGGCGAGGTCGAGCGTGTGCGCGGGTGACTCGATCACGCACGGCCCCGCGATCAGGACGAGCGGCGCCCCCCCCCCGAGCCGGACCGGTCCGATGTCGATGCTCGTCACGGCGTCAATTATGCTCCAAGACGGGGGACGGCGGGCGGGCCGCGGCACGGCCGTCACGCCGTGGCCGGCGTCGATGTCACCTCGCGCAGGCGCTTGAGCTTCCGCTCGTGACTCGCCGCGACGAAGCCGGCAAACAGCGGGTGCGGCCGGAGCGGCTTCGACTTGAACTCGGGGTGGAACTGGACCGCGACGTACCAGGGATGGTGCGGCAGCTCGAGCATCTCGACGAACTTGCCGTCGAGCGACCGCCCGACGACGACGAGGCCCTTCTCGGCGAGCGTCTGCTCGAACAGGCTGTTGAACTCGTAGCGGTGACGATGGCGCTCGTGGATGACGTCGGCCCCGTAGAGCTCCTGCGACCGCGAGCCGGGCGCCAGCCGGCACGCGTACGACCCGAGGCGCATGGTCCCGCCGAGGTCGTCGACCCCGAGCAGATCGCGCAGCTTGAAGATCACCTTGTTCGGCGTGTCGGGCGAACACTCCGTCGAGTCGGCGTCGGTGAGGCCGCAGACGTTGCGCGCGAACTCGACCGAGGCCCACTGGAACCCGTAGCAGATCCCGAAGAACGGGATGCCGCGTTCGCGCGCGACCTGCGCGGCGTGCATCATGCCGCGCGTGCCGCGGTCGCCGAAGCCGCCGGGCACGAGGATGCCGTCCGCCCCGTCCAGCAGATGGATGCCGTCGGGCTGCTCGAGCGCCTCGGCCTCGACCCAGGTGATGTTGACGCGCAGGCGCCGCTTGAACCCGCCGTGCGACAGCGCCTCGTTGAGGCTCTTGTACGAGTCCTCGAGACCGACGTACTTGCCCACCACGTGAATCGTCACGTCGTCGTCCGGACGATAGATGCGGTCGAGCAGGTCGTGCCAGTCGTCCATCC
Proteins encoded:
- the kdsA gene encoding 3-deoxy-8-phosphooctulonate synthase, encoding MTSIDIGPVRLGGGAPLVLIAGPCVIESPAHTLDLAHRLREIAGRAGVPLVFKASFDKANRTSITSFRGPGLREGLEVLEEVKAKTGLPVLTDVHEPWQAEPVAAVADVLQIPAFLSRQTDLIVAAARTSRVVNVKKGQFLAPLDIRHVVAKVVASGNARVFVTERGFSFGYNNLVVDMRAFPIMRGLGHPVVYDVTHSLQLPGGGEGVTAGQAEFIEPMAAAGVAAGVDGVFLEVHERPEEAKSDAQNAFRLDRLPALLDRLVRIHAIATEAHAGAER